The Streptomyces sp. HUAS CB01 genome has a segment encoding these proteins:
- a CDS encoding histidine phosphatase family protein, whose amino-acid sequence MAPRIFLARHGQTEWSLLGRHTGRTDIPLLDEGRRSAKLLGERLHRSPWGGLPDVEVRTSPLSRARETCDLAGFGDRAQDWDALMEWDYGAYEGRTQAEIQETDPDWFIWRDGVPVGVPGAASRGETLAELSDRADGIIENVRSADRDVLAFAHGHILRVLCARWLGEDVSFAARVKLSPASLSVLGWAYGAPAVDRWNDTGHLGT is encoded by the coding sequence ATGGCACCGCGCATATTCCTGGCCCGGCACGGCCAGACCGAATGGTCCCTGCTCGGCCGGCACACCGGCCGCACCGACATCCCGCTCCTCGACGAGGGCCGCCGCTCGGCGAAGCTCCTGGGGGAGCGCCTGCACAGATCCCCCTGGGGCGGCCTCCCGGACGTCGAGGTCCGCACGAGCCCGCTCTCCCGCGCCCGCGAGACCTGCGACCTCGCCGGATTCGGGGACCGGGCCCAGGACTGGGACGCGCTGATGGAGTGGGACTACGGCGCGTACGAGGGCAGGACGCAGGCGGAGATCCAGGAGACGGACCCCGACTGGTTCATCTGGCGGGACGGCGTTCCCGTCGGGGTACCGGGCGCGGCCTCACGGGGGGAGACCCTGGCGGAGCTCTCCGACCGCGCCGACGGGATCATCGAGAACGTGCGTTCGGCCGACCGCGACGTGCTGGCGTTCGCGCACGGGCACATCCTGCGCGTCCTGTGCGCCCGCTGGCTCGGCGAGGACGTGTCCTTCGCCGCCCGCGTCAAGCTGAGCCCCGCCAGTCTCTCGGTGCTCGGCTGGGCCTACGGCGCCCCGGCGGTCGACCGCTGGAACGACACGGGCCACCTCGGTACCTGA